A section of the Triticum dicoccoides isolate Atlit2015 ecotype Zavitan chromosome 7A, WEW_v2.0, whole genome shotgun sequence genome encodes:
- the LOC119333136 gene encoding histone H3.2-like, translating into MARTKQTARKSTGGKAPRKQLATKAARKSAPATGGVKKPHRFRPGTVALREIRKYQKSTELLIRKLPFQRLVREIAQDFKTDLRFQSSAVSALQEASEAYLVGLFEDTNLCAIHAKRVTIMPKDIQLARRIRGERA; encoded by the coding sequence ATGGCCCGCACGAAGCAGACGGCGCGCAAGTCGACGGGCGGCAAGGCGCCGCGGAAGCAGCTGGCCACCAAGGCGGCGCGCAAGTCGGCGCCGGCCACTGGCGGCGTGAAGAAGCCGCACCGGTTCCGCCCGGGCACCGTCGCGCTGCGCGAGATCCGCAAGTACCAGAAGAGCACGGAGCTGCTCATCCGCAAGCTCCCCTTCCAGCGCCTGGTGCGGGAGATCGCGCAGGACTTCAAGACGGACCTccggttccagagctccgccgtgtCGGCGCTCCAGGAGGCCTCCGAGGCGTACCTGGTGGGCCTGTTCGAGGACACCAACCTCTGCGCCATCCACGCCAAGCGCGTCACcatcatgcccaaggacatccagCTCGCCCGCCGCATCCGTGGGGAGCGCGCCTAG
- the LOC119328881 gene encoding protein NUCLEAR FUSION DEFECTIVE 4-like: protein MRGPGAVKAGSRPPWLGLSAAVWVQVAGGASSTFALYSHALKLALGVDQRRLALLAVACDVGENLGLLPGVLCNRLHPALLLLIGAAACVLGYGATWLAVSGAAPALPYWLVWLALCLAANSGAWLGTAVLVTNMRNFPLSRGAVAGILKGYAGLSAAVYTEIYTGILHDSAASLLLLLALGVPSVCLLTMYFVQPCQPSLVPNSSEQVHFLFTQIGSIVLGVYLVGATILDHVVTLSDAVNYSLVVIMVLLLFAPVAIPLKMTLFPSNRRKGPSDSSGADSDHTEPFLPPSASGSNLTDLDDEDSFDIDILYAEGEGAVKQTRRRPKRGEDFRFREALLKADFWLLFAVYFIGVGSGVMVLNNLAQVGIAAGAVDTTISLSLFSFCNFFGRLGGGAVSEYLVRSWTIPRTALIICTQVVMIFTYLLFALGLHSTLHVAVALLGICYGIQFSAMISASSELFGLKHFGKIYNFISLGNPLGALLFNSLAGYFYDLEVEKQHATTTDFDVACHGPNCFRLTFFILSGMACLGTLLSIVLTVRIRPVYQMLYAGGSFSQPRSSAH, encoded by the exons ATGCGGGGGCCGGGGGCGGTGAAGGCGGGGAGCCGGCCGCCGTGGCTGGGGCTGAGCGCGGCGGTGTGGGTGCAGGTGGCGGGGGGCGCCAGCTCCACCTTCGCGCTCTACTCGCACGCGCTCAAGCTCGCGCTCGGGGTCGACCAGCGCCGCCTCGCGCTGCTCGCCGTCGCCTGCGACGTCGGGGAGAACCTCGGCCTGCTCCCGGGCGTCCTCTGCAACCGCCTCCACCCGGCCCTGCTCCTCCTCATCGGCGCCGCCGCCTGCGTCCTCGGCTACGGCGCCACCTGGCTCGccgtctccggcgccgccccggcgcTGCCCTACTGGCTG GTATGGTTGGCATTGTGCCTTGCTGCAAACAGTGGCGCGTGGTTGGGGACTGCCGTTTTGGTAACCAACATGAGGAACTTCCCTCTCAGCAGAGGTGCCGTTGCCGGCATCCTTAAAGGCTACGCCGGCCTAAGCGCCGCCGTCTACACCGAAATATACACCGGCATACTTCACGATTCGGCCGCGAGCCTTTTGCTTTTGCTCGCTCTCGGGGTTCCTTCGGTGTGCCTTCTGACAATGTACTTTGTTCAACCCTGTCAACCCTCTCTGGTGCCGAATTCTTCAGAGCAAGTTCACTTCCTCTTCACACAAATCGGGAGCATTGTTCTTGGGGTTTATCTTGTTGGGGCCACAATATTGGATCATGTCGTAACACTTAGTGACGCAGTGAACTATTCTCTGGTTGTTATTATGGTCCTTCTGCTCTTTGCGCCGGTTGCAATACCCTTGAAAATGACATTGTTTCCAAGTAACCGAAGAAAAGGCCCGTCGGACTCTTCCGGCGCTGATAGTGATCATACAGAACCATTTCTTCCACCTTCTGCCTCCGGATCAAACCTTACTGATCTAGATGATGAGGATTCCTTCGATATTGACATTCTCTATGCAGAGGGTGAAGGGGCTGTAAAGcagacaagaagaagaccaaaaagAGGAGAGGACTTCAGATTTCGTGAAGCACTGCTCAAGGCAGACTTTTGGCTTCTTTTCGCAGTATATTTCATCGGTGTTGGATCTGGAGTCATGGTCCTTAACAATCTAGCACAAGTTGGAATTGCAGCAGGTGCTGTGGACACCACTATATCACTCTCTCTGTTCAGTTTCTGCAACTTTTTTGGCCGTTTGGGAGGTGGTGCTGTTTCGGAGTATCTTGTCAG GTCATGGACAATTCCCCGGACAGCactgattatatgcacccaagtagtgATGATATTCACATACCTGCTCTTTGCATTGGGTCTCCACTCTACACTTCACGTCGCCGTTGCCTTGCTTGGCATATGCTACGGTATCCAGTTCTCGGCGATGATCTCAGCATCATCGGAGCTATTCGGGTTGAAGCACTTTGGGAAGATCTACAACTTCATCTCGCTCGGGAATCCACTCGGCGCGCTCCTGTTCAACAGTCTCGCAGGATATTTCTACGATCTCGAGGTGGAAAAGCAGCACGCCACGACGACGGACTTTGACGTCGCGTGCCATGGCCCCAATTGCTTCAGACTCACGTTCTTTATTCTGTCTGGCATGGCCTGCTTGGGCACACTGCTGAGCATAGTCCTGACCGTGAGGATCCGGCCGGTGTATCAGATGCTCTATGCCGGTGGATCCTTCAGCCAGCCCAGGAGCTCCGCACATTGA